The genomic stretch GCAGGCGTGGCAGGCAGCCCCCAGCCACCTgcgccctcacccccaccctgcagcccagcccctccccgcaACGAGATAGGGGGCCCTAGCACGAGCTTCTTTTGCGGGATGAAGGTTCAGCCTGTTGTGGGGGCTCAGACAGCGTTGGGGGTCATTTGGGGTAGGTCTCATGCGGGATGGGGGCTCGACCCCCATCcaccagaggtgggggggggggtcagtctGGAGCTCAGCCCagggtggggggctcagccggGGTCGGGGGTCACTCAGGGCTGTGGGACTTCACCAGGGGTGTGGGGCTCAACCCAGAGTGGGAGGTCAACCGGGCTTGGGGTCCTCAGACCGGAGGCCAGGGCTCCgctatttggggggggggggattctccAAGAAAGCGTCTGTGGTTTCGGACGTTGGCCCCTGAGGTGATGCAGTTCTTggctttggcggggggggggggggagccaacACTGCAGAGTCCCAACACTGCAGGCTGTTCGCCGTCCCCTGGGCCCCCAACTAAATGCCATACAAGGGACGCGGGCTTGCGACAGCAACAAAACGCTCCCCGCCCCATTTCCAGACGCCCCTAGAGAAGTCCCGCCCCTGCGGAAGGGGAGGAGCCTACACGGCCCCGCCCTTCTCGCGACCTCTCCGACCTCCGCTCCGCCCCCACCCGGAACCCCCGGATCGTCCGGACCCCAGAGCCGCAGTCTGGGTGCTCACGCTGTGGCCTTCTAGATCCCCCAAGCCTGTTCGAGGACGGCCGTGCGCCCGGCCCCATCCGCGCCGTTTCAGCATCACAAAAAGCTGGCATTCATTTATTAGACACCTTTTGGGTTCCGGGTTCTGTGCCCAGGATTTTTGTGGACATCATTTCACTTCGTCCTCATGACAACTTCTAAAGGACCAAGTTATTttccaacccccgcccccccgcccttTTACGGGacaggacactgaggcacagagacgttAAGTTACATACTTAGGGCCACACAGCAAGGACGGGGCCGCGGAGCCGCCAcccagagggcagggcaggaagagggggtgATGAGCTGCGTCTCCTCCCAGCCTCGGCACCGCACGCAGTCccagctggtggggggggggggggtggacagtgACCAGAAACTCGGCACGCGGTGGGAGGGGCGCTCGTCTCCCAGGAAACCGCCCTGCGCTCCGCATCGGCTGGAAGTTCTTGCCCAGAAGCAGCAGAAGCGAGATTGCAGGGGGACGGGACCGGGCCTGGGCCCTGCAAACACTGGAGAGCCAACTGCACGGTTTCTGCCCCACGTCCCTCTTGCCAGTGAAaaagggggctggggcaggatgTGCTGGGGAAGGGGACGCATAAACACCCAGGTAAATGCAAAGAAGCCTCCCAGAGGGACTTGGGGTGGGTCCTGAGCGCTCCTCATTCAGGGACCCTTCACCCCGAACCCCACATGGGATAATTCCCCTGGCCCCAGGACCGGGACTTTGCTTGCAGAGTGCAGAGCAGGCATGGGGGCAGCCCTGGAggcctgcctggaggaggcaggcGAGAAACCTTCATTGGGAGGCGCTCACCACTCCTTCACGGTTTGGAGgcacctctctctcctccagctccagccCCTGGTCAccctctgcttctttctcctcctttcccacaCTCCCCACGTCCTCCTCTTTGTTGCTGTGGAAACGAGAAGGGTCCAGAACACCTCATTCAATAAGGACTTCCAGCGCTCCCGGCCTCTTGTGATTCTCCCAGAACCTCCCAAACCCCCCACGCTTTGTTGTTCCCATCGTACACAAGGGGTGCTGAGGCTCGGACAGGTTAGGACCCTTGCCggagcccccccccgcccccctcccgtgAGCTACAGGAGCCCCAACCGTCCTGAGTCTCAGAACTGCAGGTGCCCCAACAGGCAGAGAGCCACGGAGACGGGTGCGTGGATGGGTGGCTAGGTGAGCGAGTGGCTGGGTGACAGAACAATAGGCGGCCACGTGGGTGGGCGGGGGGACAGGTGGACGGTCGCACGGGTGGATGGAGGCAGCGGCGATGGGGGCTGAATACACCCGTCTGGGGGAAGCTTCCTCGTTTTCAGGTGAGTAGTCAGGAGGGAAGTCCGTGAGGTTGTGGGAGGCCCCATCGGTTCTGAGTCCAAGAACCAcccccggccctgccctgccctgccctgcctgcctcctccgAGGCTCTGGGAGGACAGGGGAGAGACTCCCGGGGGGGCCGGTGGTtcggcaggggagggggggctcaGGCTCAAAGGGGGCCCACCTGTCGCGGGACTCTCTGCACCAGACAGCGTAGACCACGGCGAAGACGAAGGTGAGGAAGAGGGCGGCCAGcgcggcccccagccccaccagccACGGCTTCCTCTGGGCCActgcgggcggggcggggcagggtcAGAGGCTGGGCCACCGGGTCGGGactcccttcccacctcctctccctcccagagGCCTTACAGGGCTGCGCCTGAACCAGGCACGGGaccagagcttccagaagggaGACCCGGCCAGTGGTCATCCAGAACCTGTCCATCCTTGTGGGTCTGTCCTCGCCTCTCTCCAGCAGGTTCTGGggtgccacccccccacccccagaggagGAAGTGGCCTGCCCAGGATACCCCGGGGCAAGGTGTGGCCAGTGTGGccggaagtggggggtggggccccTTCTCTGGATTCAGGGCCTGCCGGGGAAGGGGCCTCAGGGTCCCAGGGATCCCAGCACCCTGTCTCCctgaggaccccccccccatcGGACCCCCTCACTCCCCACATCcagagccggggtgggggtggggggagaggctgAGGAGAGGTGGGGAACTCCTTCCccgaacacctactgtgtgccggcaCCTGCAAGGGTTCTTAACCCCTGGCACCTCCTTTGTGCCTTATGTCTTGTCCCCAGGTTGCAGAATTGCGTCTGGCGTTCCAGAGGGACACGGTTGTCCCAGCTAggaagcaccccccaccccaaccctcccCGTCCTAGGACATTCATCTCCGAGTGTGACCTTAGCTAGAGCCTACAAGCTCCCTCATCCTTTGGGTGGCCTGGGCTTCCATCCCCGGTCTGCCAACAGCAGCCAGCGACACCTGGCCGGTGACATCTGTCGTTCTGTGCTTCGGTATCTTCAGCTGGAAAATGGGACAGATCGCGTACTGCTGACCGAGGATGAAGTTGCTAGGGGTTCGCTGGGAGCATCTCTCAGGGCCTTtattacctttcttttctttatggctTTTCCACCCCCTGCTGGACGGTCCTGGAAGTGTTCTTGCACAGAGGCTCCCTGCCTTCTGGGTCGCATCCCACCAACCCCAGCTACGGGCCCCAGAACCGATCCGGGATGCCGGCCTTTATCAAGGTCCCCATTAAGAAATAGTTAACGTCCAGGACAAGGCCCAGGGCCCGGAGAGGCGGAGGTGAAAGAGGAAGCTGGAAACTGGGAGGAGAAAGCACTGTCCCTTCCCAAGACAGCAGGGAACCCTGCGGCACCTGCAGCCTCCCAGACCCAGTTCCCCAGGATGGAGCCACGTGACCCCGGGGGGTGGAGGAGCGGCGATTTCCCAGGATACGGCTCTCTGGGGGCTCAAAGTCCAGGGCTCAGGGCAGCAAACTCGAGATTGCACGGAGATTGCGCACGGTGCCGGGACATCGGGGCACGGGGCAACTTG from Prionailurus viverrinus isolate Anna chromosome A2, UM_Priviv_1.0, whole genome shotgun sequence encodes the following:
- the SMIM24 gene encoding small integral membrane protein 24 isoform X2, with amino-acid sequence MDRFWMTTGRVSLLEALVPCLVQAQPLAQRKPWLVGLGAALAALFLTFVFAVVYAVWCRESRDSNKEEDVGSVGKEEKEAEGDQGLELEEREVPPNREGVVSASQ
- the SMIM24 gene encoding small integral membrane protein 24 isoform X1, which gives rise to MDRFWMTTGRVSLLEALVPCLVQAQPLAQRKPWLVGLGAALAALFLTFVFAVVYAVWCRESRDSNKEEDVGSVGKEEKEAEGDQGLELEEREVPPNREGVHILPQPPFSLARGTWGRNRAVGSPVFAGPRPGPVPLQSRFCCFWARTSSRCGAQGGFLGDERPSHRVPSFWSLSTPPPPTSWDCVRCRGWEETQLITPSSCPALWVAAPRPRPCCVALSM